The Thunnus thynnus chromosome 2, fThuThy2.1, whole genome shotgun sequence genome includes a region encoding these proteins:
- the LOC137191349 gene encoding leukocyte surface antigen CD53-like produces the protein MAQRCLKCLKYTMCVANFLCFMCGVAVLGLGVYLMVTFKFTILTPSLASFSVANMLLISGIVITCVSFLGFLGALKENRCLLLTFFMLLFFLMLVELAAACLLLMYEAQIAEWVEKDLNDGLKKAKTGRNETVLSEWDLLQNTFHCCGVNNASDWGRNVPKSCHEPPRNGTTPAYKPGCLATLKTWFAENFLVTGISVIVLCIIEVLGMCFAMTLFCHISRTGLGYKL, from the exons ATGGCTCAACGCTGCCTCAAGTGTTTAAAGTACACCATGTGTGTCGCcaactttctttgtttt ATGTGCGGTGTAGCCGTGCTGGGCCTCGGCGTGTACTTGATGGTGACCTTCAAGTTTACCATACTCACCCCGAGCCTGGCCAGCTTCAGTGTGGCCAACATGCTGCTGATCAGCGGCATCGTCATCACCTGCGTGTCCTTCCTGGGCTTCCTGGGAGCTCTGAAGGAGAACCGCTGTCTTCTCCTGACG TTTTTCATGCTGCTGTTCTTCCTGATGCTGGTGGAGCTGGCTGCTGCATGTCTGCTTCTCATGTATGAGGCACAG ATCGCTGAGTGGGTGGAAAAGGATCTCAACGATGGtttgaaaaaagcaaaaactggTAGAAATGAAACAGTGCTCAGTGAGTGGGATCTGCTGCAGAACACG TTCCATTGCTGTGGAGTCAATAATGCGTCCGACTGGGGAAGAAACGTGCCTAAATCTTGCCACGAGCCACCCAGGAACGGCACAACGCCCGCGTACAAGCCG GGTTGTTTGGCAACGTTGAAGACGTGGTTTGCGGAAAATTTCCTTGTCACCGGGATTTCTGTCATTGTCCTCTGCATTATCGAG GTCTTGGGGATGTGTTTCGCCATGACACTTTTCTGTCACATCAGTAGGACTGGACTGGGCTACAAGTTATAG
- the araf gene encoding serine/threonine-protein kinase A-Raf, producing the protein MSSTSSSYSSSGETSPEDVPRGGGTIRVYLPNKQRTVVNVRQGQTVHESLDKALKVRGLSQECCAVFRLLEGRKRLTDWETDITPLVGEELLVEVLDDIPLTMHNFVRKTFFKLAYCDFCHKFLFNGFRCQTCGYKFHQHCSSKVPTVCVDMDTVSKRCDPNPCTDEYPQILLPENSPSQSNIALTPEPPGMDLLSPTSAFPFPMPGGDGQSLQRHRSTSTPNVHMVSTVGPAGASIIEEALKFNNIIGPEPSPKPSTSPPSSLGSPGRRPPKSPSEHKERKPSSSDDKKKVHRGGYRDSSYYWEVHSREVNIQKRIGAGSFGTVFKGKWHGDVAIKILKVTEPTPEQLQAFKNEMQVLRKTRHVNILLFMGYMTKPNFAIITQWCEGSSLYRHLHVTETKFDTMRRIDVARQTAQGMDYLHAKNIIHRDLKSNNIFLHEGWTVKIGDFGLATVKSRWSGSQQVEQPSGSILWMAPEVIRMQDSNPYTFQSDVYGYGVVLFELMSGTLPYSNINNRDQIIFMVGRGYLSPDLSKLYSTSPKSMKRLIVDCLKFKRDERPLFPQILVAIEQVQDLLPKIERSRSEPSLHRAVHAEDLNPLLFHTTRLMPL; encoded by the exons AtgtcctccacctcctcctcctactcctcctcgGGGGAGACTAGTCCGGAGGATGTACCCCGAGGTGGGGGCACCATCCGAGTCTACCTCCCCAACAAACAGAGGACAGTG gtgAATGTTCGACAAGGACAAACTGTGCACGAGAGTCTAGATAAAGCGCTCAAAGTGAGAGGCCTAAGCCAAGAGTGCTGTGCTGTATTTCGCCTGCTAGAAGG TCGTAAGAGACTGACAGATTGGGAAACAGATATCACTCCTCTGGTTGGAGAGGAGCTTCTGGTCGAGGTCTTGGATGATATTCCCCTCACCATGCACAACTTT GTACGGAAAACCTTCTTCAAGCTGGCTTACTGTGATTTTTGCCACAAGTTTCTTTTTAATGGCTTCAGATGTCAGACATGCGGCTACAAATTTCACCAGCACTGCAGTAGCAAGGTCCCTACTGTGTGCGTGGACATGGACACAGTGAGCAAACG GTGTGATCCCAATCCCTGCACAGATGAGTACCCCCAGATATTATTGCCAGAAAATTCCCCGTCACAGAGCAACATAGCCTTAACCCCAGAGCCTCCTGG GATGGACCTCCTGTCTCCGACCTCAGCCTTTCCCTTCCCCATGCCTGGTGGAGATGGCCAGTCTCTACAGAGGCATCGCTCCACCTCCACTCCCAATGTTCATATGGTCAGCACAGTGGGCCCTGCTGGTGCCAGCATCATAGAG GAAGCACTAAAATTCAACAACATAATCG GTCCTGAGCCCTCACCGAAGCCCTCCACAAGCCCACCCTCCTCTCTCGGCTCTCCAGGGAGGAGACCGCCCAAGTCCCCCTCAGAGCACAAGGAGCGCAAACCCTCTTCATCTGACGACAAAAAGAAAGTG CACCGAGGGGGCTACAGGGACTCGAGTTACTACTGGGAGGTCCACTCTCGAGAAGTCAACATCCAGAAGAGAATAGGCGCTGGCTCCTTTGGAACTGTCTTCAAGGGCAAGTGGCATGGAGACGTGGCGATCAAAATCCTTAAAGTCACAGAGCCGACACCTGAGCAGTTACAGGCCTTCAAAAACGAAATGCAGGTCTTACG GAAGACTCGCCACGTCAACATCCTGCTGTTCATGGGCTATATGACTAAGCCCAACTTTGCCATCATCACACAGTGGTGTGAAGGCAGCAGCCTGTATCGCCATCTGCATGTCACAGAAACCAAGTTTGACACTATGCGGCGCATTGATGTGGCCCGACAGACAGCACAGGGCATGGA TTATCTTCATGCAAAGAACATCATTCATCGAGATCTGAAATCAAACA atatttttcttcatgagGGCTGGACTGTTAAGATCGGTGACTTTGGCTTGGCCACAGTGAAATCTCGGTGGAGCGGCTCTCAACAGGTAGAACAACCCAGTGGATCCATTCTCTGGATG GCTCCTGAGGTGATCCGAATGCAGGACAGCAACCCATACACATTCCAGTCTGATGTATACGGCTACGGAGTCGTGCTGTTTGAGCTGATGTCAGGGACCCTGCCTTACTCGAATATCAACAACAGAGACCAG ATAATCTTTATGGTTGGACGTGGTTACTTGTCTCCAGACCTCAGTAAGCTGTATAGTACCTCACCCAAGTCAATGAAAAGGCTGATCGTTGACTGCCTGAAGTTCAAACGTGACGAGAGGCCCCTGTTTCCACAG ATCCTGGTAGCCATTGAGCAGGTTCAAGACCTGCTGCCAAAAATTGAGCGGAGTCGCTCTGAGCCCTCACTCCATCGGGCCGTCCATGCTGAGGACCTGAACCCCCTCCTGTTCCACACCACCAGGCTGATGCCCCTCTAA
- the si:ch211-102c2.4 gene encoding uncharacterized protein si:ch211-102c2.4 isoform X1 — MGFACCVICHFQFGEAMFLSVRQFNDFSKLLQKGACEAVYWQRLTCPYELRFESMPRVWCRQSSTECCTGLVFGQNTQSVDGGKLEVVEGSDSFTVAVWELSHGEGVYWCGVLSGNDTIIKLAEGYFYSYSGLHLIRWILLPLLPMVTVFTYIYSRATTKHMRKKTEEPHDDVTLRRRLAEPQYENTAALNELE, encoded by the exons ATGGGATTTGCCTGCTGTGTAATATGTCATTTCCAGTTTGGGGAGGCCATGTTTCTCTCGGTGCGCCAGTTTAACGACTTTAGCAAACTGCTACAAAAAG GTGCCTGTGAGGCAGTGTACTGGCAGAGGCTGACATGCCCGTATGAGCTGAGGTTTGAGAGCATGCCGAGGGTGTGGTGCAGGCAGAGCTCCACCGAATGCTGCACCGGCCTCGTCTTTGGCCAGAACACCCAGTCGGTGGATGGAGGTAAactggaggtggtggagggctCGGACTCCTTCACTGTGGCTGTGTGGGAGCTGAGCCATGGAGAGGGGGTGTACTGGTGTGGTGTGCTGAGTGGAAATGACACCATCATTAAGCTGGCTGAAGGCTACTTCTACAGCT ACTCTGGTCTTCATCTCATTCGCTGGATTCTGCTGCCTCTGTTGCCCATGGTGACCGTTTTCACCTACATTTACTCCAGAG caacaacaaaacacatgcGTAAG aAGACAGAGGAGCCTCACGATGACGTTACTCTGCGCAGACGTCTGGCTGAGCCGCAGTACGagaacacagcagctctgaaTGAGCTggaatga
- the imp4 gene encoding U3 small nucleolar ribonucleoprotein protein IMP4, translating into MLRREVRQRREYLYRKAQEDRLRTIEEKKEKLKGALDENRLLPTEVRKEALQLQKLLEYDDEGAEGVSSHMDDEYKWAGVEDPKVMVTTSRDPSSRLKMFSKEVKLMFPGAQRMNRGNHEIAALVRACKANNVTDLVIVHETRGQPDGLVVCHLPFGPTAYFTLYNVVMRHDVPDIGTMSEAYPHLIFHNFTSRLGKRVSNILKYLFPVPKEDSRRVMTFANQEDFISFRHHTYKKTDHKNIELTEVGPRFEMKLYMIKLGTLENESTADVEWRHHAYTHTAKKRRVLSVQ; encoded by the exons ATG CTTCGTCGAGAGGTGAGACAAAGGCGAGAGTACCTGTACAGGAAGGCGCAAGAGGACAGACTCCGAACGAttgaagagaagaaagagaagctGAAGGGTGCCCTAGATG AAAATCGTCTCCTTCCAACTGAGGTACGCAAAGAGGCTCTGCAGCTACAGAAACTACTGGAATATGACGATGAAGGGGCAGAAG GTGTCAGCTCACACATGGATGATGAGTATAAATGGGCCGGAGTTGAAGATCCCAAAGTCATGGTCACCACATCCAGAGACCCGAGCTCCAGACTCAAAATGTTTTCCAAG GAAGTAAAGCTGATGTTTCCTGGAGCCCAGCGCATGAACAGGGGAAACCATGAGATCGCAGCGCTGGTGCGAGCCTGCAAAGCCAACAACGTCACCGACCTCGTCATCGTGCACGAAACAAGAGGACAGCCGG ATGGCCTGGTGGTGTGTCACTTGCCATTTGGACCCACAGCCTATTTCACACTTTACAACGTGGTAATGAGGCACGATGTTCCAGACATAGGCACCATGTCTGAGGCCTACCCACACCTCATTTTTCACAACTTCACCTCACGGCTAGGCAAGAGG GTATCGAATATCCTCAAGTATCTTTTTCCAGTGCCGAAAGAGGACAGTAGGCGTGTAATGACGTTCGCCAACCAAGAGGACTTCATCTCTTTCAG ACATCACACCTACAAGAAAACAGACCACAAGAACATTGAGCTGACAGAAGTGGGACCCaggtttgaaatgaaat TGTACATGATCAAACTCGGCACCCTGGAGAACGAGAGCACAGCAGATGTGGAGTGGCGTcaccatgcatacacacacacagcgaagAAGAGGAGGGTCCTCAGTGTGCAATAG
- the si:ch211-102c2.4 gene encoding uncharacterized protein si:ch211-102c2.4 isoform X2, translated as MLFLISMLFLAVGACEAVYWQRLTCPYELRFESMPRVWCRQSSTECCTGLVFGQNTQSVDGGKLEVVEGSDSFTVAVWELSHGEGVYWCGVLSGNDTIIKLAEGYFYSYSGLHLIRWILLPLLPMVTVFTYIYSRATTKHMRKKTEEPHDDVTLRRRLAEPQYENTAALNELE; from the exons ATGCTTTTTCTAATTTCTATGTTGTTTTTGGCTGTAG GTGCCTGTGAGGCAGTGTACTGGCAGAGGCTGACATGCCCGTATGAGCTGAGGTTTGAGAGCATGCCGAGGGTGTGGTGCAGGCAGAGCTCCACCGAATGCTGCACCGGCCTCGTCTTTGGCCAGAACACCCAGTCGGTGGATGGAGGTAAactggaggtggtggagggctCGGACTCCTTCACTGTGGCTGTGTGGGAGCTGAGCCATGGAGAGGGGGTGTACTGGTGTGGTGTGCTGAGTGGAAATGACACCATCATTAAGCTGGCTGAAGGCTACTTCTACAGCT ACTCTGGTCTTCATCTCATTCGCTGGATTCTGCTGCCTCTGTTGCCCATGGTGACCGTTTTCACCTACATTTACTCCAGAG caacaacaaaacacatgcGTAAG aAGACAGAGGAGCCTCACGATGACGTTACTCTGCGCAGACGTCTGGCTGAGCCGCAGTACGagaacacagcagctctgaaTGAGCTggaatga